AGCGATAAGTTTTAGTGATGGATTCCATCCAAATCATCGTTGGCATATTGTCAGTTGTTAGTTGTCAGTTGTCAGTTGTCAGTTGTCAGTTGTTATTCTCCCCATCTCCCCCATCTCCCCCATCTCCCCATCTCCCCATTAGTCGCTTCTCAAGGCAGCGATGGGATCTAATTTGGCGGCATTTCGCGCTGGAATGACACCAGCTACTAAGCCCACGCCTAATGAAAGTCCAAAGCCAGCGATTATTGATACGAGAGAAATCACAAAGGGAAATTTAAAAATGTTTGCAGCAGCAAAGGCAATTAAAACGCCACTTCCCATACCAATGCCTCCACCAACGATGGAAATGACGATCGCTTCTGCTAAAAATTGATTGAGGATGGCTGAATTGGTGGCTCCTACTGCTTTGCGAATACCAATTTCCCTTGTACGTTCTACCACGGAAACCAGCATAATGTTAGCAATACCAATTCCACCCACAACTAAGGAAATGCCAGCGATCGCTACCACCATGACTGTAAATAAACCTACAACGTTTGTGAAGGTGCTGACAATATCGGCTTGGTTGGTGAGTCGGAAATCATCTGCTTGCGGTGGATAGATTCCGTGACGCAGGCGTAAAAGATTAGTCACCTGAAACTGAGCAGCTTCCAATTCCTCTTGATTAGCGCTTTTAACTAAAATACCATTGACAGAAACGCCCACCAATGCATTGTTTCCCACCAGTCGTTTAGACATGCTGGTTAGAGGAATGAAAATTTGGTCATCTCGATCCATTGGGCCTTGAGAACCTTTGGCTTCCATGACGCCAATCACTTGATAAGCTTCTCCCTGAATGCGGATTTTTTCGCCGATGACATTGCCTCCCTGTATAAACAGGGTTCTCTGGACTGTAGGCCCAAGCACAGCAACTTGTGCAGCAGTATCTAGTTCTTCAGTAGTAAAATATCTTCCTTGCTGGGGGTAAGT
Above is a window of Nostoc sp. UHCC 0702 DNA encoding:
- a CDS encoding ABC transporter permease, producing MFKAFYKGKSTSTVPLLEILSMAAETLWSNKLRTGLTMLGVIIGISSVIAITSVGQGVQKGVEQQIQALGTDVLQVLAGAARSGNIRQGIGSSSTLTWEDAQAIAQQAPSAQMVSAYLQRSAQVVYGGQNTSTTIYGTDLNYPEVRNTYPQQGRYFTTEELDTAAQVAVLGPTVQRTLFIQGGNVIGEKIRIQGEAYQVIGVMEAKGSQGPMDRDDQIFIPLTSMSKRLVGNNALVGVSVNGILVKSANQEELEAAQFQVTNLLRLRHGIYPPQADDFRLTNQADIVSTFTNVVGLFTVMVVAIAGISLVVGGIGIANIMLVSVVERTREIGIRKAVGATNSAILNQFLAEAIVISIVGGGIGMGSGVLIAFAAANIFKFPFVISLVSIIAGFGLSLGVGLVAGVIPARNAAKLDPIAALRSD